From a single Beijerinckia sp. 28-YEA-48 genomic region:
- a CDS encoding porin, producing MKKSMVILGASATLFAAAAAQSADLPSRKSAPVEYVRVCDTYGAGFFWIPGTDTCLKVGGRIMVDGFYVPPKNAVSHRSTTGGTGTFISSNAVDQNGWYARGIVSMDARTQSAWGTVQTVLSLRLASQSGLANAPLGYSAGVWAAGNNNVALVQAAYIRFAGFTVGQAGTNFLFIPPYQYFSMFNAGFPVGIRQLAYTATFGNGFSATLALENRGDLILAAFANTLGANPFSPTAAVAGPVPLRLPVLVGNVRFDQSWGSAMLSGLVLENTATFANAPLAVVGNAGPQIRKVGWAVGGGFRLNLPMIAAGDHLQVWANYGVGANEYLYGLGLNSNFAVSSNFLGGFLRLDRNLTLFCMNAACTAGGAEQTKAFNVTGILTHYWTPTLRSNLTLTYVQVTPGSVTQNTAWSQGGLSKAQLWNVAGQLIWAPLPQFEIGMEVAYARLKQSLPLEVPTGLGTLASVSPNNWAARVRVERTF from the coding sequence GGTGCATCGGCGACTTTGTTCGCCGCAGCCGCTGCGCAATCGGCGGATCTACCGTCGCGGAAATCTGCGCCAGTAGAATATGTGCGCGTGTGTGATACTTACGGCGCGGGCTTTTTCTGGATTCCGGGAACCGACACATGCTTAAAGGTCGGCGGCCGCATCATGGTCGATGGCTTCTATGTTCCACCGAAAAATGCCGTGTCCCATCGCTCGACCACCGGTGGCACCGGCACGTTCATAAGCTCGAATGCGGTTGACCAGAACGGCTGGTACGCGCGTGGCATCGTCAGCATGGACGCTCGCACCCAGTCCGCTTGGGGCACGGTACAAACGGTGTTGTCGCTACGCCTGGCCTCGCAATCTGGTCTTGCCAATGCGCCTCTCGGCTATTCCGCAGGCGTATGGGCAGCAGGCAACAACAATGTCGCCCTCGTCCAGGCCGCCTATATTCGGTTCGCCGGCTTCACCGTGGGGCAGGCCGGAACGAACTTTCTGTTCATACCGCCGTATCAGTATTTCTCGATGTTTAATGCCGGCTTTCCCGTCGGCATTCGTCAACTGGCTTACACCGCGACCTTCGGCAATGGATTCTCAGCGACTTTGGCTCTAGAGAACCGCGGAGATCTGATCCTCGCCGCCTTCGCTAACACGCTTGGCGCCAATCCATTCTCGCCTACGGCGGCGGTGGCGGGACCAGTTCCATTACGTTTACCTGTTCTGGTTGGCAATGTTCGTTTCGACCAGTCGTGGGGTTCGGCGATGCTTTCCGGCCTGGTGCTGGAGAACACCGCGACTTTCGCCAATGCGCCGCTCGCAGTGGTCGGCAATGCCGGTCCGCAAATCCGAAAGGTCGGTTGGGCGGTTGGCGGTGGCTTCCGCCTCAATCTACCGATGATCGCCGCTGGTGACCATCTTCAGGTTTGGGCCAACTATGGTGTTGGCGCGAACGAATATCTGTACGGTCTGGGCCTCAATTCCAATTTTGCAGTCAGCTCGAACTTTTTGGGTGGTTTTCTGCGGCTGGATCGCAATCTGACTCTATTCTGCATGAATGCGGCATGCACGGCCGGCGGCGCTGAACAGACCAAAGCGTTCAACGTGACCGGCATTCTGACGCACTATTGGACACCAACCTTGCGTTCAAACTTGACGTTGACCTATGTGCAGGTGACACCAGGCAGCGTGACGCAGAACACAGCCTGGTCCCAGGGTGGCCTATCCAAGGCGCAACTGTGGAATGTTGCCGGGCAACTCATCTGGGCACCACTACCGCAGTTCGAAATCGGCATGGAAGTGGCCTACGCCCGGCTGAAGCAGAGTTTGCCGCTTGAAGTGCCAACGGGCCTTGGCACACTTGCCAGCGTCAGCCCTAACAATTGGGCAGCGCGCGTACGTGTGGAGCGGACGTTCTAA
- a CDS encoding GntR family transcriptional regulator yields MNDKGPHGGFHGGEGKLTLTEQAYRQAKKDMIECRIQPGATVSAQQLNEKYKFGLMPIRSALERLTAERWVEALPQRGYRVAPITVRDVVELYDLAEEVSPRLARLSLGKIAGIKDDLLQLNNKSHPNAPPSNTEEVMDIIRASDEIVWRIRNASGNRYASELTQRIFERLDRIVIARMQASTVPVDCRRDFAPLIHALDQNDADGAENASLTNLRHMRALILKEILELPEIATSVLYKTS; encoded by the coding sequence ATGAACGACAAGGGGCCGCATGGCGGCTTTCACGGCGGCGAAGGCAAGCTCACTCTGACGGAGCAAGCTTATCGTCAGGCCAAGAAGGATATGATCGAATGTCGTATTCAGCCAGGAGCGACAGTCTCTGCCCAACAGCTCAACGAGAAATATAAGTTCGGCCTTATGCCGATCCGATCCGCCTTGGAGCGGCTGACGGCGGAGCGATGGGTCGAGGCGCTCCCGCAAAGGGGCTATCGGGTCGCTCCGATCACCGTCCGTGACGTCGTCGAGCTTTATGATTTGGCGGAGGAGGTTTCGCCACGTCTGGCGCGGCTGAGCCTCGGCAAGATTGCCGGCATCAAAGATGACCTGTTGCAGCTTAACAACAAATCTCATCCCAACGCACCACCGAGCAATACCGAAGAGGTTATGGATATCATAAGGGCCAGCGACGAGATCGTCTGGCGGATCCGCAATGCCTCCGGCAATCGCTATGCCAGCGAGCTGACACAGAGAATATTTGAGCGTCTAGACAGGATCGTTATCGCCCGCATGCAGGCCTCTACCGTTCCTGTCGACTGCCGCCGCGATTTCGCGCCCCTTATCCATGCGCTGGATCAAAATGATGCCGATGGGGCAGAGAACGCTTCTCTGACTAATCTGCGCCACATGCGCGCTCTGATCCTAAAAGAAATCCTGGAGCTGCCGGAGATCGCGACGTCGGTCCTGTACAAGACGAGCTAA
- a CDS encoding aldehyde dehydrogenase (NADP(+)), giving the protein MLNGEMLIGSKSVRGSQSGLRAVNPSTGEGLDPPYPGASLRQLDEACALAAAAFDPYRNLPREKRATFLEAIATNILDLGDALIERAMAETSLPRVRLEGERGRTVGQLRLFAQVVRDGHYLELRVDPAQPDRQPLPRSDLRLRKIPLGPVAIFGASNFPLAFSVAGGDTASALAAGCPVVCKAHPAHPGTSELVGRAIQKAVKDGGLPEGVFSLLFDSGHEIGQALVSDPRITAVGFTGSRRGGLALMAIAQRRAEPIPVYAEMSSINPVLLFPAALAERSDKIAAAFVASLTMGAGQFCTNPGLIIALDGKPLDMFLEQAGRLISGAGATTMLTPGIHQAYESGVSALDTHDSVRTIARGQQGGRYQCIAGLFTTTAEVFLADAKLAEEVFGASSLIVRCRDSAEIARVLLSLEGQLTAALHIADADHDEARKLLPLLERKVGRILVNGFGTGVEVAHAMVHGGPFPATSDSRTTSVGSLAIERFLRPVCYQDMPDVLLPPDLRDANVVHHDHLRDGRAILGH; this is encoded by the coding sequence ATGCTGAATGGAGAAATGCTGATTGGGTCGAAGAGCGTGCGGGGCTCGCAAAGCGGGCTGCGCGCCGTTAATCCGTCGACCGGCGAAGGTCTGGACCCTCCCTATCCGGGCGCCAGCCTGCGCCAGTTGGATGAAGCTTGCGCTCTCGCGGCGGCGGCGTTCGATCCCTATCGGAATTTGCCGAGGGAAAAGCGCGCAACATTCCTTGAGGCGATCGCGACCAATATTCTCGACCTTGGCGACGCGCTGATCGAACGGGCTATGGCCGAAACCAGTCTGCCTCGCGTCCGGCTTGAGGGCGAACGCGGCCGCACGGTCGGCCAATTGCGCCTCTTCGCTCAGGTTGTGCGCGATGGCCATTATCTTGAACTGCGGGTCGATCCGGCCCAGCCCGATCGCCAGCCGTTGCCACGGTCGGACCTGCGCCTGCGAAAAATCCCGCTCGGACCGGTGGCCATATTCGGCGCATCAAATTTTCCGTTAGCCTTCTCTGTCGCCGGTGGCGACACAGCGTCGGCACTCGCCGCCGGCTGCCCGGTCGTCTGCAAGGCCCATCCGGCGCATCCCGGCACATCCGAACTGGTCGGCCGCGCAATCCAGAAAGCCGTCAAGGACGGCGGTCTACCCGAAGGCGTCTTCTCACTGCTCTTCGACAGCGGCCATGAGATTGGCCAGGCGCTGGTTTCCGATCCGCGCATCACGGCGGTGGGCTTCACCGGTTCGCGCCGGGGCGGCCTTGCCCTGATGGCGATCGCGCAGCGCCGCGCTGAACCCATTCCGGTCTATGCCGAGATGAGTTCCATCAACCCCGTCCTGCTTTTCCCAGCCGCTTTGGCCGAGCGCAGCGACAAGATCGCGGCCGCCTTCGTCGCCTCGCTCACCATGGGCGCGGGACAGTTCTGCACCAATCCCGGCCTCATCATCGCACTTGATGGCAAGCCGCTCGATATGTTTCTCGAACAGGCCGGTCGCCTTATCTCTGGTGCGGGCGCGACAACGATGCTGACACCTGGCATTCATCAGGCCTATGAGAGCGGTGTGAGCGCCCTTGACACGCACGACAGTGTGCGAACCATTGCGCGCGGACAACAAGGCGGACGGTATCAATGCATCGCCGGGCTGTTCACCACGACAGCGGAGGTTTTCCTCGCCGATGCAAAACTCGCCGAAGAGGTGTTTGGCGCTTCATCGCTCATCGTCCGTTGTCGCGACAGCGCCGAGATCGCGCGCGTTCTCCTTAGCCTTGAAGGACAATTGACGGCGGCTTTGCATATCGCCGACGCCGACCATGACGAAGCGCGCAAGCTGCTACCTCTTCTCGAACGCAAAGTCGGCCGCATCCTCGTCAATGGCTTTGGAACCGGTGTCGAAGTGGCACATGCCATGGTGCATGGCGGCCCTTTCCCCGCCACATCGGATAGCCGCACGACCTCCGTCGGTTCGCTGGCCATCGAGCGCTTCCTCCGCCCGGTCTGCTACCAGGACATGCCGGACGTGCTGTTACCGCCGGACCTGCGTGATGCCAATGTGGTTCATCACGACCATTTGCGCGATGGAAGGGCTATACTAGGGCACTGA
- a CDS encoding tripartite tricarboxylate transporter substrate binding protein: MPSNANRLYGLARSVIGTLALGACLLLVASAGPADAQSKFPDRPVRIITPFGAGGAGDMTMRLLAQRLQEMTGAAFVIENRPGAGGRAAMRSVLDSPANGYILGVTGNGQAIAASLVEQKPYDIVEDFTQVSVVASFDILVTVNAHSPFKTLKDLVQAARENPKKLNFGTSLAGSTQHLSALLLAQLEGLDVAVINFKTSADLVNALLRKDIDVGFDFFASFSGSLEDKALRVLAIGGEKRADYLPDTPTAKESGYPEYVVQSWNGLSAPAGLPPDVLEFLNIKINEALRDENVRTKARMIGLNPEGSTPAEMRARMIADVKKWGAVIEKAGLGKQ, encoded by the coding sequence ATGCCATCTAACGCAAACCGACTGTACGGCCTCGCAAGATCAGTCATCGGCACGCTGGCGCTCGGCGCTTGCCTACTGCTCGTGGCCAGCGCCGGGCCTGCGGATGCGCAGAGTAAGTTTCCCGACCGGCCGGTACGCATCATAACGCCGTTCGGCGCCGGTGGTGCCGGCGACATGACCATGCGCCTTCTGGCGCAGCGCTTGCAGGAAATGACCGGCGCGGCCTTCGTGATCGAAAATCGCCCAGGCGCGGGCGGGCGCGCCGCCATGCGCTCCGTGCTCGATTCCCCGGCCAACGGATACATCCTCGGCGTGACGGGCAACGGCCAGGCCATCGCCGCTTCCTTGGTGGAGCAGAAACCCTACGACATCGTCGAGGATTTCACGCAGGTCTCCGTCGTCGCATCCTTCGACATTCTCGTGACGGTCAATGCGCACTCTCCCTTCAAAACCTTGAAGGATCTTGTCCAGGCAGCCCGGGAGAATCCGAAGAAACTCAATTTCGGCACATCGCTGGCAGGCAGCACGCAACATCTGTCGGCGCTGCTGCTGGCGCAGCTCGAAGGTCTCGACGTCGCCGTTATCAACTTCAAGACCAGCGCCGATCTCGTCAATGCGCTATTGCGCAAGGACATCGACGTCGGCTTCGATTTCTTTGCCAGTTTCTCAGGGTCGCTTGAGGACAAGGCCTTGCGCGTGCTCGCAATCGGCGGCGAGAAACGGGCCGACTATCTGCCCGATACGCCCACAGCCAAGGAAAGCGGTTATCCGGAATATGTGGTGCAAAGCTGGAACGGTCTGTCGGCGCCGGCCGGCCTACCGCCCGATGTGCTTGAATTCCTCAACATCAAGATCAACGAAGCCCTGAGGGATGAGAACGTTCGTACCAAGGCGCGTATGATCGGCCTGAATCCGGAAGGATCAACCCCTGCGGAAATGCGTGCCCGCATGATCGCCGATGTGAAGAAATGGGGTGCCGTGATCGAGAAGGCCGGTCTCGGCAAACAGTGA
- a CDS encoding phosphate ABC transporter substrate-binding protein: MVTCAVTTLKTNLANYPVTKAMKDGRVTSDIVKLDFCGPETAHNGFKAMVRENAFDAGELAIVTYLQAKAYGKPFVLLPAPISGRFQHHCAGFNKELFDLKPKDIEGKRVGVRTYAQTTGLWIRGILRHEYGVDLDKVTWCTLNDGHLAEYTDPPHCERLPKGSSVPDMMLEGELAAALLGVDMPKDPRVQRLVPDPHEAAKDWYKREHVVPVNHMFVVHQDVSKNNPEAVREIFRMIVESRALTEGGEPDPFPPFGLDALRKGLQLAIDWSLDQKIIPHRLSVDELFDDTTANLMP, encoded by the coding sequence ATGGTGACCTGCGCGGTGACGACACTGAAAACCAATCTCGCTAATTATCCCGTGACCAAAGCGATGAAGGACGGCCGCGTCACCTCGGACATTGTCAAGCTGGATTTCTGCGGCCCAGAGACGGCGCATAACGGTTTTAAGGCGATGGTGCGGGAGAATGCCTTCGACGCGGGCGAACTCGCCATCGTTACCTATCTGCAGGCCAAGGCTTACGGCAAACCATTTGTGCTTCTGCCAGCGCCGATCTCGGGCCGCTTCCAGCACCATTGCGCGGGATTCAACAAGGAGCTGTTCGATCTCAAGCCCAAGGATATCGAGGGCAAGCGCGTCGGTGTTCGCACGTATGCGCAGACGACGGGATTGTGGATCCGCGGCATCTTACGACACGAATACGGCGTCGATCTCGACAAGGTGACCTGGTGCACGCTGAACGACGGGCATCTGGCCGAATATACCGATCCGCCGCATTGCGAACGGTTACCGAAAGGGTCGTCCGTTCCCGACATGATGCTAGAGGGAGAACTGGCGGCGGCGTTGCTTGGCGTCGACATGCCGAAGGACCCGCGCGTTCAGCGCCTGGTGCCAGACCCGCATGAGGCGGCGAAGGATTGGTACAAGCGTGAACATGTCGTTCCGGTGAACCACATGTTCGTGGTCCATCAGGATGTGTCGAAGAACAATCCAGAAGCGGTGCGCGAAATCTTCCGCATGATCGTCGAAAGCCGCGCCCTGACGGAAGGTGGCGAGCCCGATCCATTCCCGCCCTTCGGCCTCGACGCGCTGCGCAAAGGCCTGCAACTGGCCATCGACTGGTCGCTCGATCAGAAGATCATCCCGCACCGATTGAGCGTCGATGAACTCTTTGACGACACGACAGCCAATCTGATGCCGTGA